A stretch of the Jatrophihabitans sp. genome encodes the following:
- a CDS encoding DNRLRE domain-containing protein, translating into MSSSRAADSPSRPSRRRRWPVRAGVGLVALGSIVASTLLAAPSATAASSTLTRYPYLTDLTTTSVQVTFDTSVKVASAANAVQWGTPSGDTGCTLTSSSMTSANNTVNAPITVAGVVEYQTSVRITGLTAGTTYCYRIFTGGSAPVDLLETDVAPRFTTMSHSGEFSFAVLGDWGDNSIANGVNQKNVDAQIAASGVKFAVSTGDIAYQNGSQNNYGNLVATGPGVSQVFGADYWKVPGASIPMFATSGNHGRNATFLQNWKQAAVVAASSGKYTMETYSGIDDTAPASYPSVWYAFNSGGARFYILNADWNDSNVGTAPGGAYQVDRDYHWQPSSPEYQWLKADLEQNTNSVKFAFFHYPLRADSATEGDDRYLQNDPNTPTSIDSLEGLLANNGVDLAFNGHAHIYQRNYAPPGGVTSYVTGGGGAKVAPVSGCATTDAYAIGWSTSSASGSRCGAATAPTSIGQVYHFLKVTVSGATVTVTPTDSTGATFDPMTYNFTRNTSAPAAPTGLAAAMSGTAVRLSWTASASSDSSAQDIYRDGRWLATVGPKVTSYSDTAPVSGASYTVRAHDLLGNQSGDSTPASGPVDSTPPSAPGNLTATATGPTSVRLNWTASSDNFGVTGYEVYRDSATTPLATLGASATSYTDTTADAEQTYTYTVKAKDAVGNAASATSAPVTTPAADGAVTTTVLASDDVTIAQASPTTQPSATATRVSADGSPVADAVLQFKPTLPSGCTVTKAQLSLTVGNGTDNNSVKGGDLYLTDNSTWAQSAVSWDTAPQRVGAAFSSQGAVALSQTITVDLTGRVNPGEPFTIRVGNTSGDAAAYYSREGSATLGPRLTVTC; encoded by the coding sequence TTGTCTTCATCTCGTGCTGCCGACTCTCCGAGCCGCCCCAGCCGGCGCCGCCGCTGGCCGGTCCGGGCCGGCGTCGGCCTGGTGGCGCTCGGCTCGATCGTGGCCTCGACTCTGCTGGCAGCGCCGTCGGCGACGGCCGCCAGTTCGACGCTGACGCGCTATCCCTACCTGACCGACCTGACGACGACCTCGGTGCAGGTCACCTTCGACACCAGCGTCAAGGTGGCCAGTGCCGCCAACGCCGTTCAGTGGGGAACGCCCAGCGGAGACACCGGCTGCACGCTGACCTCGAGCTCGATGACCAGCGCGAACAACACGGTGAACGCGCCGATCACGGTGGCCGGTGTCGTGGAGTACCAGACGTCGGTGCGGATCACCGGCCTGACTGCCGGCACGACCTACTGCTATCGGATCTTCACCGGCGGCTCGGCGCCGGTCGACCTGCTGGAGACCGATGTGGCTCCGCGGTTCACCACGATGAGCCACAGCGGTGAGTTCAGCTTCGCGGTGCTGGGGGACTGGGGTGACAACAGCATCGCCAACGGCGTGAACCAGAAGAACGTCGACGCCCAGATCGCCGCGAGCGGCGTGAAGTTCGCGGTCTCCACCGGTGACATCGCCTACCAGAACGGCAGCCAGAACAACTACGGAAACCTGGTGGCGACCGGCCCCGGCGTGAGTCAGGTCTTCGGAGCCGACTACTGGAAGGTCCCCGGCGCGTCTATCCCGATGTTCGCGACGAGCGGCAATCACGGCCGCAACGCCACCTTCCTGCAGAACTGGAAGCAGGCGGCGGTGGTCGCGGCCTCCAGCGGCAAGTACACGATGGAGACCTACTCCGGAATCGATGACACCGCGCCGGCCAGTTACCCCTCGGTCTGGTACGCCTTCAACTCCGGCGGCGCCCGCTTCTACATCCTCAACGCCGACTGGAACGACAGCAACGTAGGGACCGCTCCGGGCGGCGCCTACCAGGTCGACCGTGACTACCACTGGCAGCCGAGCAGCCCCGAGTACCAGTGGCTCAAGGCAGACCTGGAACAGAACACCAACAGCGTCAAGTTCGCGTTCTTCCACTATCCGCTGCGGGCCGACAGCGCCACCGAAGGCGATGACCGCTACCTGCAGAACGATCCGAACACCCCGACCTCGATCGACTCGCTCGAGGGCCTGCTGGCCAACAACGGGGTGGATCTCGCCTTCAACGGCCACGCTCACATCTACCAGCGCAACTACGCCCCGCCCGGCGGTGTGACCAGCTACGTCACCGGCGGCGGCGGCGCCAAGGTCGCGCCGGTGAGCGGATGCGCCACCACCGACGCCTACGCCATCGGCTGGTCCACCAGCAGCGCCTCGGGCAGCAGGTGCGGCGCCGCGACGGCGCCCACCTCGATCGGGCAGGTCTATCACTTCCTCAAGGTCACCGTCAGCGGCGCGACCGTGACCGTCACGCCGACCGACTCGACCGGCGCGACCTTCGACCCGATGACCTACAACTTCACCCGCAACACCTCGGCGCCGGCGGCTCCCACCGGCCTGGCGGCCGCCATGTCGGGGACCGCGGTCAGGCTGAGCTGGACCGCCAGCGCCAGCAGCGACTCCAGCGCCCAGGACATCTACCGCGACGGCCGGTGGCTGGCCACCGTCGGGCCGAAGGTGACCTCCTACAGCGACACCGCGCCGGTGTCCGGGGCCAGCTACACCGTCCGGGCGCACGACCTGCTCGGCAACCAGTCCGGTGACAGCACGCCGGCCAGCGGGCCGGTCGACAGCACGCCACCGAGCGCGCCAGGCAACCTGACAGCCACCGCGACCGGGCCCACCTCGGTGCGACTGAACTGGACCGCCAGCTCGGACAACTTCGGCGTCACCGGCTACGAGGTCTACCGCGACTCGGCCACCACGCCGCTGGCGACGCTGGGCGCAAGTGCCACCAGCTACACCGACACGACGGCGGACGCTGAGCAGACCTACACCTACACGGTCAAGGCCAAGGACGCGGTCGGCAACGCTGCCAGCGCCACCTCGGCGCCGGTGACCACGCCGGCCGCCGACGGCGCCGTCACGACCACAGTGCTGGCCAGCGACGACGTGACGATCGCTCAGGCGAGTCCGACAACGCAGCCCAGCGCCACCGCCACCCGGGTGAGCGCCGACGGCAGCCCGGTCGCCGACGCGGTGCTGCAGTTCAAGCCCACCCTGCCCAGCGGTTGCACCGTGACCAAGGCGCAGCTGAGCCTGACCGTGGGCAACGGCACGGACAACAACTCGGTCAAGGGCGGCGACCTCTACCTCACCGACAACTCCACCTGGGCGCAGTCGGCGGTGAGCTGGGACACCGCGCCCCAGCGAGTGGGTGCCGCTTTCTCCAGCCAGGGGGCGGTGGCCCTCAGCCAAACCATCACAGTCGACCTGACCGGCAGGGTCAACCCGGGCGAGCCATTCACGATCCGGGTAGGCAACACCAGCGGGGACGCGGCGGCGTACTACTCCAGAGAGGGATCGGCGACCCTCGGCCCGCGCCTGACCGTGACCTGTTGA